A window of the Gasterosteus aculeatus chromosome 21, fGasAcu3.hap1.1, whole genome shotgun sequence genome harbors these coding sequences:
- the mtfr1 gene encoding mitochondrial fission regulator 1 isoform X2: MSRDQPRVEMDLALGSAKCYGSSRSIVRRIASSLPFDPCPRVHFQLYPYNEDAGVLIGARRQTGLVASLADVAWLDGDEEEDDVNSFGRPRSAIPAGLVFRARQPHAQRPALPRQRSLPSLHQGTPDPEGPTATNDEAIQKIGALETELAKLRAQIALIVLAQEKTTQPAATTVAHPPPPPPCGTLPPPPPPPPPPPLPPPMSLQRTFSAIDLIKERRGKKGDGQTLLDSQPAVPSMLDVLKDMSKVKLRSVKSRPGDCEAKGKCSEPIDAASLIAEALKRKFAHRYRHDSEQGDRADFKLPVSEGKPRTETPLFGQHMLKSTGKKKLL, encoded by the exons ATGAGTAGAGACCAGCCGCGGGTTGAAATGGACCTG GCCTTAGGATCAGCCAAGTGTTATGGGTCCTCGAGGAGCATTGTGAGGAGAATCGCCTCGAGTCTTCCTTTCGATCCCTGCCCCAGggttcattttcag CTTTATCCGTACAACGAGGACGCCGGTGTCCTGATCGGCGCGAGGAGGCAGACCGGTTTGGTGGCCTCTCTGGCTGATGTCGCCTGGCTCGAcggggatgaggaggaagacgatgtCAACTCCTTTGGCAGACCCAG GTCAGCGATCCCAGCGGGACTCGTGTTTCGAGCTCGCCAGCCTCATGCTCAGAGACCGGCCTTGCCTCGCCAGAGGTCACTACCAAGCCTGCATCAGGGGACTCCGGACCCCGAGGGGCCAACGGCCACCAACGACGAGGCCATTCAGAAAATCGGCGCGCTGGAGACCGAACTTGCCAAACTCCGAGCTCAGATAGCACTAATCGTATTGGCTCAGGAAAAGACCACTCAGCCAG CTGCTACCACAGTGGCAcatccacctccccctccaccctgtggcactctgcctccccctcccccaccaccacctcctcctccgctacCTCCACCCATGAGTCTTCAGCGGACTTTTTCTGCCATTGACTTGATAAAGGAGCGCAGAGGGAAGAAGGGAGACGGCCAGACACTTCTGGATTCCCAGCCAGCCGTCCCCAGCATGCTCGACGTCCTGAAAGACATGAGCAAAGTCAAGTTGCGATCCGTCAAAAG TCGGCCGGGGGACTGCGAAGCCAAGGGGAAGTGCAGCGAGCCCATAGACGCCGCATCCCTCATCGCCGAGGCCCTGAAGCGCAAGTTCGCCCACCGCTATCGACACGACAGCGAACAAGGAGACCGGGCGGATTTCAAACTTCCCGTTTCAGAAGGGAAACCTCGGACTGAAACCCCTTTG TTTGGGCAGCACATGTTGAAGTCTACTGGAAAGAAGAAGCTGCTCTGA
- the armc1 gene encoding armadillo repeat-containing protein 1: MSAELDALTVVNQLRDLAADPLNRRAIVEDQGCLPGLILFLDHPNPQVVYSALLAVRYLAECRANREKMKGELGMMLSLQNVMQKSTSPGETKLLASEIYEILQLAGKEEAEQAEAAAASCQRKAQFFLGSNNKRAKTVVLHIDGLDDSARRSLCEAALLKIRGVISFTFQMAVKRCVVRIRSDLTAEALGTAINSTKVMIAQQVVRTEGGEELILPFQEGSEALVEENTDIPDYLPEEESPSEEQDKAVTRVGSITDGMGWLNTAANFLTRSFYW, from the exons ATGAGTGCGGAGCTGGATGCACTGACTGTGGTGAACCAGCTGCGAGATCTCGCCGCAGACCCCCTGAACCGAAGAGCCATAGTAGAAGACCAAGGCTGCCTCCCGGGTCTCATCCTTTTTTTGGACCACCCCAATCCGCAGGTCGTCTACTCGGCACTATTG GCCGTGCGTTACCTGGCAGAATGTCGAGCCAacagggagaagatgaagggcGAGCTGGGGATGATGCTGAGTTTGCAGAATGTCATGCAGAA gAGTACGTCACCCGGGGAGACCAAACTGCTGGCCTCTGAGATCTATGAGATCTTGCAGTTGGCCGGTAAAGAAGAGGCCGAGCAggccgaggcggcggcggcctcctgCCAGCGTAAAGCCCAGTTCTTCCTGGGCTCCAACAACAAGAGGGCCAAGACGGTGGTGCTGCACATCGACGGACTGGACGACTCT GCTCGAAGGAGCCTTTGCGAGGCGGCGTTGCTGAAAATTCGCGGGGTCATCAGCTTCACCTTCCAGATGGCCGTCAAGAGATGTGTCGTGAGGATCCGCTCGGACCTCACCGCGGAG GCGTTGGGCACAGCAATCAACTCCACCAAAGTGATGATCGCTCAGCAGGTGGTGAGGACGGAGGGCGGGGAAGAG CTGATCTTGCCATTCCAGGAGGGCTCGGAGGcgctggtggaggagaacaCCGACATCCCGGACTATCTGCCCGAGGAGGAGAGTCCCTCCGAGGAGCAGGACAAAGCCGTCACGCGCGTGGGCTCCATCACAGACGGCATGGGCTGGCTCAACACGGCCGCCAACTTCCTGACCCGCTCCTTCTACTGGTGA
- the mtfr1 gene encoding mitochondrial fission regulator 1 isoform X1, translating to MSRDQPRVEMDLALGSAKCYGSSRSIVRRIASSLPFDPCPRVHFQLYPYNEDAGVLIGARRQTGLVASLADVAWLDGDEEEDDVNSFGRPSRSAIPAGLVFRARQPHAQRPALPRQRSLPSLHQGTPDPEGPTATNDEAIQKIGALETELAKLRAQIALIVLAQEKTTQPAATTVAHPPPPPPCGTLPPPPPPPPPPPLPPPMSLQRTFSAIDLIKERRGKKGDGQTLLDSQPAVPSMLDVLKDMSKVKLRSVKSRPGDCEAKGKCSEPIDAASLIAEALKRKFAHRYRHDSEQGDRADFKLPVSEGKPRTETPLFGQHMLKSTGKKKLL from the exons ATGAGTAGAGACCAGCCGCGGGTTGAAATGGACCTG GCCTTAGGATCAGCCAAGTGTTATGGGTCCTCGAGGAGCATTGTGAGGAGAATCGCCTCGAGTCTTCCTTTCGATCCCTGCCCCAGggttcattttcag CTTTATCCGTACAACGAGGACGCCGGTGTCCTGATCGGCGCGAGGAGGCAGACCGGTTTGGTGGCCTCTCTGGCTGATGTCGCCTGGCTCGAcggggatgaggaggaagacgatgtCAACTCCTTTGGCAGACCCAG CAGGTCAGCGATCCCAGCGGGACTCGTGTTTCGAGCTCGCCAGCCTCATGCTCAGAGACCGGCCTTGCCTCGCCAGAGGTCACTACCAAGCCTGCATCAGGGGACTCCGGACCCCGAGGGGCCAACGGCCACCAACGACGAGGCCATTCAGAAAATCGGCGCGCTGGAGACCGAACTTGCCAAACTCCGAGCTCAGATAGCACTAATCGTATTGGCTCAGGAAAAGACCACTCAGCCAG CTGCTACCACAGTGGCAcatccacctccccctccaccctgtggcactctgcctccccctcccccaccaccacctcctcctccgctacCTCCACCCATGAGTCTTCAGCGGACTTTTTCTGCCATTGACTTGATAAAGGAGCGCAGAGGGAAGAAGGGAGACGGCCAGACACTTCTGGATTCCCAGCCAGCCGTCCCCAGCATGCTCGACGTCCTGAAAGACATGAGCAAAGTCAAGTTGCGATCCGTCAAAAG TCGGCCGGGGGACTGCGAAGCCAAGGGGAAGTGCAGCGAGCCCATAGACGCCGCATCCCTCATCGCCGAGGCCCTGAAGCGCAAGTTCGCCCACCGCTATCGACACGACAGCGAACAAGGAGACCGGGCGGATTTCAAACTTCCCGTTTCAGAAGGGAAACCTCGGACTGAAACCCCTTTG TTTGGGCAGCACATGTTGAAGTCTACTGGAAAGAAGAAGCTGCTCTGA
- the pde7a gene encoding high affinity 3',5'-cyclic-AMP phosphodiesterase 7A isoform X1 — MEVCYQLPVLPLDRPVPKHVLSRRGAISFSSSSSLFGAPDPRQLSQRRGAISYDSSDQTALYIRMLGDVRVRSQVGFEPERRISHPYLSIDFRTLHTRPGYGSTSATSAPERRVHRLLSFQRYLHSSRLLRGVPQQIPLHMLDEDYTGQARCMLEKVGNWNFDIFLFDKLTNGNSLITLTVHLLNQYGLVELFQLDMVKLWRFLVMVQEDYHSDNPYHNAVHAADVTQAMYCYMREPMLAKSLTSCDLLLGILAAATHDLDHPGVNQPFLIKTDHYLATLYRNTSVLENHHWKSAVGLFRETGLFSHLPAEDSLNMERELGSLILATDISRQNDYLCRFRRHLDQENLCLSNASHRHFILQMALKCADICNPCRPWELSKQWSEKVTEEFFQQGDIEKKHSLEVSPLYDRAINTVGNIQIGFMTYVAEPLFAEWTRFSDTRLSQTMLGHMGLNKASWVGLQQEQTAVSKEAEPSPAPAEGAGAPTDSDTAGETSSKEIPQGSKDS, encoded by the exons AGACGTGGGGCCATCTCCTATGACAGCTCGGATCAGACAGCACTGTACATCCGTATGCTAG GAGATGTGAGAGTCCGAAGTCAGGTTGGATTTGAACCGGAACGAAGGATCTCCCACCCGTACCTGTCCATCGACTTCCGAACCCTCCACA cgcGGCCGGGCTACGGGTCCACGTCGGCCACCTCTGCTCCTGAGAGGAGGGTCCACCGACTGCTCAGCTTCCAGAGGTACCTGCACTCATCCCGTCTGCTGCGTGGCGTCCCCCAGCAGATCCCCCTCCACATGCTGGACGAAGACTACACCGGACAGGCCAGA TGCATGCTGGAAAAAGTTGGGAACTGGAATTTTGACATTTTCCTCTTCGATAAGTTGACAAACG GAAACAGTCTGATCACCCTGACCGTCCACCTGCTGAACCAGTACGGCCTGGTGGAGCTCTTCCAGCTGGACATGGTCAAACTCTGGAGGTTCCTGGTCATGGTGCAGGAGGACTATCACAGCGACAACCCCTACCATAACGCTGTCCACGCCGCCGACGTCACGCAGGCCATGTACTGCTACATGCGGGAACCCATG CTCGCCAAATCTCTGACCTCTTGTGACCTCCTACTTGGAATCCTGGCAGCCGCCACACATGACCTGGACCATCCTGGAGTCAACCAGCCTTTCCTCATCAAGACTGACCACTATCTGGCTACACTCTATAGG AATACCTCAGTTCTGGAAAACCACCACTGGAAGTCGGCGGTGGGCCTTTTCAGAGAGACCGGGCTGTTTTCCCATCTGCCCGCTGAAGACAG CCTGAACATGGAGCGGGAGTTGGGCTCCTTAATCCTGGCCACAGACATCAGCAGGCAGAACGACTACCTGTGCAGGTTTCGCAGGCACCTGGACCAAGAGAACCTGTGCTTGAGCAACGCCAGCCACCGTCACTTCATTCTGCAG ATGGCTCTGAAGTGTGCAGACATCTGTAACCCCTGCAGACCCTGGGAGCTGAGCAAACAGTGGAGTGAGAAAGTCACCGAGGAGTTCTTCCAACAAG GAGACATTGAGAAGAAGCACAGTCTTGAAGTCAGCCCACTTTATGACAGAGCGATCAACACCGTAGGCAACATTCAAATCG GCTTCATGACGTACGTGGCCGAGCCGCTGTTTGCGGAGTGGACCCGTTTCTCCGACACGCGTCTCTCCCAGACCATGCTGGGCCACATGGGGCTCAACAAAGCCAGCTGGGTCGGCCTCCAGCAGGAACAAACCGCCGTCTCCAAGGAGGCGGAGCCCAGCCCGGCCCCCGCAGAAGGCGCCGGCGCCCCAACAGACAGCGACACCGCCGGAGAAACCAGCTCCAAAGAAATACCTCAGGGAAGCAAAGACTCCTGA
- the pde7a gene encoding high affinity 3',5'-cyclic-AMP phosphodiesterase 7A isoform X2 produces the protein MEVCYQLPVLPLDRPVPKHVLSRRGAISFSSSSSLFGAPDPRQLSQRRGAISYDSSDQTALYIRMLDVRVRSQVGFEPERRISHPYLSIDFRTLHTRPGYGSTSATSAPERRVHRLLSFQRYLHSSRLLRGVPQQIPLHMLDEDYTGQARCMLEKVGNWNFDIFLFDKLTNGNSLITLTVHLLNQYGLVELFQLDMVKLWRFLVMVQEDYHSDNPYHNAVHAADVTQAMYCYMREPMLAKSLTSCDLLLGILAAATHDLDHPGVNQPFLIKTDHYLATLYRNTSVLENHHWKSAVGLFRETGLFSHLPAEDSLNMERELGSLILATDISRQNDYLCRFRRHLDQENLCLSNASHRHFILQMALKCADICNPCRPWELSKQWSEKVTEEFFQQGDIEKKHSLEVSPLYDRAINTVGNIQIGFMTYVAEPLFAEWTRFSDTRLSQTMLGHMGLNKASWVGLQQEQTAVSKEAEPSPAPAEGAGAPTDSDTAGETSSKEIPQGSKDS, from the exons AGACGTGGGGCCATCTCCTATGACAGCTCGGATCAGACAGCACTGTACATCCGTATGCTAG ATGTGAGAGTCCGAAGTCAGGTTGGATTTGAACCGGAACGAAGGATCTCCCACCCGTACCTGTCCATCGACTTCCGAACCCTCCACA cgcGGCCGGGCTACGGGTCCACGTCGGCCACCTCTGCTCCTGAGAGGAGGGTCCACCGACTGCTCAGCTTCCAGAGGTACCTGCACTCATCCCGTCTGCTGCGTGGCGTCCCCCAGCAGATCCCCCTCCACATGCTGGACGAAGACTACACCGGACAGGCCAGA TGCATGCTGGAAAAAGTTGGGAACTGGAATTTTGACATTTTCCTCTTCGATAAGTTGACAAACG GAAACAGTCTGATCACCCTGACCGTCCACCTGCTGAACCAGTACGGCCTGGTGGAGCTCTTCCAGCTGGACATGGTCAAACTCTGGAGGTTCCTGGTCATGGTGCAGGAGGACTATCACAGCGACAACCCCTACCATAACGCTGTCCACGCCGCCGACGTCACGCAGGCCATGTACTGCTACATGCGGGAACCCATG CTCGCCAAATCTCTGACCTCTTGTGACCTCCTACTTGGAATCCTGGCAGCCGCCACACATGACCTGGACCATCCTGGAGTCAACCAGCCTTTCCTCATCAAGACTGACCACTATCTGGCTACACTCTATAGG AATACCTCAGTTCTGGAAAACCACCACTGGAAGTCGGCGGTGGGCCTTTTCAGAGAGACCGGGCTGTTTTCCCATCTGCCCGCTGAAGACAG CCTGAACATGGAGCGGGAGTTGGGCTCCTTAATCCTGGCCACAGACATCAGCAGGCAGAACGACTACCTGTGCAGGTTTCGCAGGCACCTGGACCAAGAGAACCTGTGCTTGAGCAACGCCAGCCACCGTCACTTCATTCTGCAG ATGGCTCTGAAGTGTGCAGACATCTGTAACCCCTGCAGACCCTGGGAGCTGAGCAAACAGTGGAGTGAGAAAGTCACCGAGGAGTTCTTCCAACAAG GAGACATTGAGAAGAAGCACAGTCTTGAAGTCAGCCCACTTTATGACAGAGCGATCAACACCGTAGGCAACATTCAAATCG GCTTCATGACGTACGTGGCCGAGCCGCTGTTTGCGGAGTGGACCCGTTTCTCCGACACGCGTCTCTCCCAGACCATGCTGGGCCACATGGGGCTCAACAAAGCCAGCTGGGTCGGCCTCCAGCAGGAACAAACCGCCGTCTCCAAGGAGGCGGAGCCCAGCCCGGCCCCCGCAGAAGGCGCCGGCGCCCCAACAGACAGCGACACCGCCGGAGAAACCAGCTCCAAAGAAATACCTCAGGGAAGCAAAGACTCCTGA